ACGAGTGGCGCAGTTGACAAGGCAAATTCAGCAGCTAGAAGCGGAAAAACGGCATCAACAAGCTCAAATAGATGCTTTTGCTTTGCAGTCTAGGTTTATCGACGGCTTGCGGGAAAAAACCGAAGAACCCTTTGCTCAGAGTCTATCGCGGAAAAATCTCAGCCTCAGCGAAACTTTGGATTTCCTCAACTTTTTGGGTAGTCAGTACAGCGAATACGCGATCGCCTCTGGAGAATGCAAAAGCCAACTACAGGAATTAGACAAGCAACTCCAAGCACTGCGTACCTCACTGCAAAAAATTCAAACACCCCATCCCAAAGAAAGCTTGCGCTTAATTATCCCCGTGGAAGTCGCGGGTGAAGGCGAGTTTCAGCTAGAGGTGTCTTACGTAGTCAACCGCGCTAGTTGGACGCCACTTTATGACTTACGTTTTACCACTAATAGTGATGTTGTGAATTTGAGTTATCTGGCAGAAGTAACCCAAAGCACAGGCGAAGATTGGCTTGATGTAGTCCTTACCCTTTCTACTGCTAAACCAGGGTTAGGTACAATTCCCCCTAAACTTCAATCTTGGTACATTAATATACCTCAGCCACGAGCAGAATACACGACACGAACCAGACAAGCGCCATCAGCACCACCGCTTATGGCGATGATGGCACCTCAGCCAGCACCAGCACCAGCAGCAGAAGCTGAGGAAGACAGTTTGATTGAGGCGGAAACTGTAATCGCCGAAGTATCTCAACAAGGAAGTGTAGTTACTTTTAAACTCAATGGCGGTGGTAACATTCCCAGTGACGGTACACCCCATAAAACAACAATTTTCAACGACGATTATCCAAGTTATTTTGATTATGTAGCAATGCCGCGCTTGGTAAGTTTTGCTTATCTACAAGCCAATGTGAAAAATAGTTCTAATGGTGCGACTTTGTTACCAGGAAAAGCGAATATTTTCCGCGACAATGTTTTTGTAGGGACAACAAAATTAGAGAATATTGCCCCAGGACAAGAATTCAAACTTAATTTAGGAATTGACGAAGGTTTAAAAATTGAGCGTGATTTAGTTGAGCGTCAAGTTGATAAAAAATTGATGAGCAATCAACGGCGAATTACTTATGGTTATCGGCTAATAATTACTAACTTGCTCAACCAAGAAACTAATTTGAGATTAACAGAACAATTACCAGTCAGCCGCAACGAGCAAATTAAAGTCCGGCTCACCCGCAGCAACCCACAAATTCAACTTGGTGAACTGGGGATTTTGGAATGGGTGTTAACGCTTCCACCTCAAGAAAAACGAGAGGTATATTATCAATTTACCGTT
The Gloeotrichia echinulata CP02 DNA segment above includes these coding regions:
- a CDS encoding mucoidy inhibitor MuiA family protein, encoding MVNPEIAPSRKIVESQIVAVTVYSDKALVTRRGIVTLTGAERELVITPLPVTLETESVRVSGKGTVGVRLLGVSSDRLYTTEPVAERVAQLTRQIQQLEAEKRHQQAQIDAFALQSRFIDGLREKTEEPFAQSLSRKNLSLSETLDFLNFLGSQYSEYAIASGECKSQLQELDKQLQALRTSLQKIQTPHPKESLRLIIPVEVAGEGEFQLEVSYVVNRASWTPLYDLRFTTNSDVVNLSYLAEVTQSTGEDWLDVVLTLSTAKPGLGTIPPKLQSWYINIPQPRAEYTTRTRQAPSAPPLMAMMAPQPAPAPAAEAEEDSLIEAETVIAEVSQQGSVVTFKLNGGGNIPSDGTPHKTTIFNDDYPSYFDYVAMPRLVSFAYLQANVKNSSNGATLLPGKANIFRDNVFVGTTKLENIAPGQEFKLNLGIDEGLKIERDLVERQVDKKLMSNQRRITYGYRLIITNLLNQETNLRLTEQLPVSRNEQIKVRLTRSNPQIQLGELGILEWVLTLPPQEKREVYYQFTVEHPPDLTVIGLDI